One stretch of Deltaproteobacteria bacterium DNA includes these proteins:
- a CDS encoding DUF2345 domain-containing protein, translating into MSKIVIDKDAEDNGLANMLKDLISQNIEHHAEREKDLNALNGNIVIIAKDIDVQLTLICGGGSITIHDGIKEPYKLKINTGSDNLLKLNTLKIKLGMPYYFDKTGREVIGMLFKGELKIEGLFKHVLMLTHLTKLFSVY; encoded by the coding sequence ATGTCAAAGATAGTTATTGATAAAGATGCAGAAGATAACGGTCTTGCCAATATGCTGAAAGACCTGATTTCGCAAAATATTGAGCATCATGCTGAGAGAGAGAAGGATCTCAATGCGCTAAATGGAAACATAGTGATCATTGCAAAGGACATAGATGTGCAACTTACGCTCATTTGCGGCGGAGGGAGCATTACGATACATGACGGTATAAAAGAGCCTTACAAGCTCAAAATAAATACCGGTTCAGATAATCTCTTAAAGCTGAACACGCTCAAAATAAAACTCGGCATGCCTTACTACTTTGATAAAACGGGCAGAGAGGTTATCGGGATGCTTTTTAAAGGGGAACTTAAAATAGAGGGTCTTTTTAAACACGTACTCATGCTTACACATCTGACAAAACTTTTTTCTGTTTATTGA
- a CDS encoding acyl-CoA thioesterase, giving the protein MLTDFNFKVQVRVRFVESDAQGIVNNGAYMTYLEVGRIEFFRKAGISIKDRTKYGVDFVLVEAWIQYKSPARVDDLLNIHVRIKEIKERTFTMEYEITDSEDNDRLIAKAYTISAVIDPKIMKSCPIPENIKGMIKSI; this is encoded by the coding sequence GTGCTAACAGATTTCAATTTTAAGGTACAGGTAAGAGTGCGGTTTGTGGAGTCGGATGCCCAGGGCATAGTAAACAACGGAGCATACATGACCTACCTTGAGGTGGGCAGAATCGAGTTTTTTAGAAAGGCGGGCATCTCCATCAAAGACAGGACAAAATATGGCGTTGATTTTGTTCTGGTAGAGGCATGGATACAGTATAAAAGTCCTGCAAGGGTAGATGATTTGCTCAATATTCATGTAAGAATTAAAGAGATCAAAGAAAGAACGTTTACAATGGAATATGAGATCACGGATAGTGAAGACAATGACCGGCTTATTGCAAAAGCTTATACAATAAGCGCCGTAATAGATCCTAAAATAATGAAATCCTGCCCTATTCCTGAGAATATTAAGGGCATGATAAAATCCATATAG
- a CDS encoding glucose-6-phosphate isomerase gives MINTADINIDTNFAQSNYLGGRDGVSPSSFFSMQDRIKVTAEDMIQLILSGKIGFLSIIEGHSIFKEIRSLAGKYPSGKYNDIILLGIGGSALGARAIKNAFEYTGKKGINIHVLDNIDPAVFYGTLNKINLKKTLFIVISKSGATVETMAQLFIVMDKFKKAAGAKFFTAHFICITTDGRGPLFNIAQKYHVPMLFIPENVGGRYSVLSPVGMLPAALMGINISDMIDGAKSVKAAFIKARGLNIGELAGIYYLMHKELNKNIMVFMPYTSRLTDFGEWLAQLWAESLGKRYARDGREVFSGATPVIAVGARDQHSQLQLYKEGPPDKFITFIEIEKPNIKEQKIIPVSPVDIEFRHLFSKTLGMLINAEMNATRTSLVKSLRPSIKISIPELSAKTLGELFVFFEILIVFIGLLYQINPFDQPGVEEGKQILKQIL, from the coding sequence ATGATTAACACAGCCGATATAAACATAGATACAAACTTCGCACAGAGTAACTATCTCGGTGGCAGAGATGGAGTTTCCCCGAGTTCATTTTTTTCAATGCAGGATAGAATAAAGGTAACAGCAGAGGATATGATCCAGCTTATATTGTCGGGTAAGATCGGGTTTTTGTCTATAATAGAAGGACACTCGATTTTTAAAGAAATACGCTCGTTAGCGGGTAAGTATCCATCCGGTAAATATAATGATATTATTTTGCTTGGCATAGGCGGTTCTGCACTTGGTGCAAGGGCCATTAAAAATGCATTTGAGTATACAGGAAAGAAAGGCATAAATATACACGTTCTTGATAATATAGACCCTGCTGTGTTTTATGGTACCTTAAATAAGATAAATCTCAAAAAAACGCTATTTATAGTTATAAGTAAATCCGGTGCCACTGTTGAAACAATGGCTCAGTTGTTTATTGTTATGGATAAATTTAAAAAGGCAGCAGGGGCTAAATTTTTCACTGCGCATTTTATTTGTATTACAACAGACGGCAGGGGACCGCTTTTCAATATTGCCCAAAAATATCATGTGCCCATGTTGTTTATACCTGAAAATGTCGGCGGCAGATACTCGGTATTATCTCCCGTAGGCATGCTCCCGGCTGCACTCATGGGTATTAATATATCTGATATGATTGACGGTGCTAAGAGTGTAAAAGCAGCCTTTATAAAGGCAAGGGGCTTAAATATCGGGGAGCTTGCGGGCATATATTATCTTATGCATAAAGAACTCAATAAGAATATTATGGTATTCATGCCTTATACATCAAGACTTACGGATTTTGGGGAATGGTTGGCACAGTTATGGGCGGAGAGTCTTGGGAAGAGGTATGCAAGGGATGGGAGAGAGGTTTTTTCTGGAGCTACACCTGTAATAGCGGTAGGCGCAAGGGATCAGCACTCTCAGTTGCAGCTTTATAAGGAGGGACCACCGGATAAGTTTATAACATTTATAGAGATAGAGAAGCCCAACATTAAGGAGCAAAAGATTATTCCGGTTTCACCGGTTGATATTGAGTTCAGACATCTATTTAGTAAAACTCTCGGTATGTTGATCAATGCCGAGATGAACGCTACAAGGACATCGCTTGTTAAATCTTTACGGCCTTCAATCAAGATTTCCATACCGGAACTGTCTGCGAAAACACTCGGCGAACTTTTCGTTTTTTTTGAGATACTGATCGTGTTTATAGGTCTTCTGTATCAGATAAATCCTTTTGATCAGCCAGGCGTTGAAGAAGGTAAGCAGATCCTTAAGCAAATACTTTAA
- a CDS encoding cyclic nucleotide-binding domain-containing protein — MLDKEKIRKDAEYYLIEGAYERAIEELGKLCVIDTGDTWVWNSLAECYLNTGDKRNAVKNFLVTAKKFAKQGDLHSAMSTLDRIKEIDQSNKEYQEERNRIAERLSKEESKSMEKVSKRIQIFSELEEKELREMLEIARPRNFKQGDVVIKDGDKGDSIYFIISGNVNVLKNSKTGKDIVVDTLSDGDFFGEFGFFTGGRRMATIAASTDVELYEFTKEEMESISKKYENIAKVLIGFYKKRILDSIIAITPIFNGLSAHDREDIINMFELVIVEAGVMVIKEGEIGDAMYVVKDGELEVSTADKNGKQTILAHLGEGDVFGEVAVITAKPRTATVKTVKKSRLMKLKKEDFQRIVDIHPSVKSMALKLINERAEDTIKHILTPDKGRLVGG, encoded by the coding sequence ATGCTTGATAAGGAAAAGATAAGAAAGGATGCGGAGTATTACTTAATAGAGGGTGCGTATGAGAGGGCTATAGAAGAGCTTGGTAAGCTCTGTGTAATAGATACCGGGGATACATGGGTCTGGAATTCTCTTGCCGAGTGTTACTTAAATACAGGGGACAAGAGGAATGCCGTAAAAAATTTCTTAGTAACTGCGAAAAAGTTCGCAAAACAGGGGGATTTACATTCGGCCATGTCCACTCTTGATCGTATAAAAGAAATAGATCAATCTAATAAAGAATATCAGGAAGAAAGAAATAGAATTGCAGAAAGACTTTCAAAAGAAGAATCAAAGTCTATGGAAAAAGTCAGTAAAAGGATACAGATCTTTTCAGAACTTGAGGAAAAAGAATTGAGAGAGATGCTTGAGATAGCCAGACCAAGAAACTTCAAACAGGGTGACGTAGTAATCAAAGACGGAGATAAAGGGGACTCCATATATTTTATTATCTCAGGGAACGTTAATGTATTAAAAAACAGCAAAACCGGCAAAGACATTGTAGTAGATACACTTTCAGACGGAGATTTTTTTGGGGAGTTCGGGTTTTTTACAGGGGGCAGAAGAATGGCTACGATTGCAGCGTCTACGGATGTAGAACTTTATGAGTTCACAAAGGAGGAGATGGAATCGATCTCTAAAAAGTACGAAAACATAGCAAAAGTTCTTATAGGTTTTTATAAAAAAAGGATACTGGATAGTATAATCGCCATTACGCCTATCTTTAACGGCTTAAGTGCTCACGATAGGGAAGACATCATAAACATGTTTGAACTGGTAATTGTAGAAGCAGGGGTTATGGTTATCAAAGAAGGTGAAATAGGGGATGCCATGTACGTTGTAAAGGATGGGGAACTCGAGGTCAGCACAGCGGACAAGAACGGCAAGCAAACCATTTTAGCTCATCTCGGAGAAGGGGATGTTTTTGGAGAGGTAGCTGTCATTACCGCAAAGCCGAGAACTGCAACGGTAAAGACTGTTAAGAAAAGCCGGTTAATGAAACTCAAAAAAGAAGATTTTCAAAGAATCGTGGATATTCATCCATCCGTTAAATCAATGGCATTAAAGCTCATAAATGAGAGAGCCGAAGATACGATAAAACATATACTCACACCCGATAAGGGCAGACTTGTGGGCGGATAA